A single region of the Raphanus sativus cultivar WK10039 chromosome 1, ASM80110v3, whole genome shotgun sequence genome encodes:
- the LOC130499945 gene encoding uncharacterized protein LOC130499945: MFLWSEFLWTSLDSGQKTKSKLLISRRLKLQVLGSWFCDAHDLCAFLGLMWEKLEPLQGKSSWKMKPIKVLMGVTLLYFLPANFAEVSRGRQELGRPIFIDKEPYQAISNNRKFKRSSEISRLLQRQD; encoded by the exons ATGTTTTTATGGTCGGAATTCTTATGGACTTCATTGGACAGTGGGCAGAAGACGAAATCGAAACTTTTGATCAGTAGACGATTAAAACTCCAGGTCCTTGG GTCTTGGTTTTGTGATGCTCATGATCTCTGTGCTTTCCTCGGGTTGATGTGGGAAAAGCTGGAACCATTGCAGGGTAAATCATCGTGGAAGATGAAACCGATTAAGGTTCTCATGGGAGTGACGCTCTTGTAC TTTCTTCCGGCAAATTTCGCAGAGGTGAGTCGAGGAAGACAAGAACTGGGTCGACCCATCTTCATCGACAAGGAACCGTATCAGGCTATCAGCAATAACCGGAAGTTTAAGCGGAGTAGTGAGATATCACGTTTATTGCAGAGGCAAGACTGA
- the LOC108854644 gene encoding NAC domain-containing protein 17-like isoform X2 encodes MPSSYESTEVMSAPNDSGTGPFLFEKDDYIEMDDILTSELGASLTEIPQQFLDPGEFGEFNEFDQLFHDISMFLEMEPILQGDSAGPSSLSNTSDKEHQHFQVQTPENKLYSIMDPNPNPNQLTDDMKMMIRLFSLINRSLLFLEHLRHLHQV; translated from the exons ATGCCCTCGAGTTATGAGTCTACTGAAGTCATGTCAGCTCCCAATGACTCTGGTACAGGGCCTTTTTTGTTTGAGAAGGACGATTACATTGAAATGGATGATATTCTGACCTCTGAACTCGGAGCTTCTTTAACTGAGATACCCCAACAGTTCTTGGACCCTGGTGAATTTGGAGAGTTTAATGAGTTTGACCAGTTGTTCCATGACATTTCCATGTTTTTGGAAATGGAGCCTATTCTTCAAGGAGATTCTGCAGGTCCTTCTTCTCTGAGTAACACATCAGACAAAGAACATCAACATTTTCAGGTCCAGACCCCTGAGAACAAGCTGTACAGCATCATGGATCCTAACCCAAATCCCAATCAGTTAACTGACGATATGAAGATGATGATCAGGCTCTTCTCTTTGATCAACCGCAGTCTATTATTTCTGGAGCATTTGCGTCACCTTCATCAG GTGTGA
- the LOC108854644 gene encoding NAC domain-containing protein 17-like isoform X1 gives MPSSYESTEVMSAPNDSGTGPFLFEKDDYIEMDDILTSELGASLTEIPQQFLDPGEFGEFNEFDQLFHDISMFLEMEPILQGDSAGPSSLSNTSDKEHQHFQVQTPENKLYSIMDPNPNPNQLTDDMKMMIRLFSLINRSLLFLEHLRHLHQVLKTQYSSLSIHLWCPLSYSVPLSKDVFLHFVFDLNQDLYMYI, from the coding sequence ATGCCCTCGAGTTATGAGTCTACTGAAGTCATGTCAGCTCCCAATGACTCTGGTACAGGGCCTTTTTTGTTTGAGAAGGACGATTACATTGAAATGGATGATATTCTGACCTCTGAACTCGGAGCTTCTTTAACTGAGATACCCCAACAGTTCTTGGACCCTGGTGAATTTGGAGAGTTTAATGAGTTTGACCAGTTGTTCCATGACATTTCCATGTTTTTGGAAATGGAGCCTATTCTTCAAGGAGATTCTGCAGGTCCTTCTTCTCTGAGTAACACATCAGACAAAGAACATCAACATTTTCAGGTCCAGACCCCTGAGAACAAGCTGTACAGCATCATGGATCCTAACCCAAATCCCAATCAGTTAACTGACGATATGAAGATGATGATCAGGCTCTTCTCTTTGATCAACCGCAGTCTATTATTTCTGGAGCATTTGCGTCACCTTCATCAGGTACTTAAAACTCAATACTCATCTCTAAGTATTCACCTATGGTGTCCGCTGAGTTATTCAGTCCCACTAAGCAAAGATGTTTTTCTGCATTTTGTCTTTGACTTAAACCAAGacttgtatatgtatatatga